A window from Phalacrocorax aristotelis chromosome 5, bGulAri2.1, whole genome shotgun sequence encodes these proteins:
- the SERPING1 gene encoding plasma protease C1 inhibitor, with the protein MPTMTLWLPLVWLVATAMATVTPVPMPEASPSWMNLLIEHPMPPVPPHPAPGPPEDVEAPILPVTTPWAHLEELPSLDSPLKTTDPPNPEKPQGVPEEPGSMANGSTAAPTPGTTPGPPSTTPGPPSTTGTSAPPCPGDEEPAEDCGAPTGEQRLAVAEALGTFALRFYQHLAEAAQPEANLLFSPINVAMGLSHLLLGARGETRERLGTILAYPPELSCVHSALRQLASAPGLISATQIFHHPELHLRPRFLNESWHFYGARPQALSGNESLDLLRINEWVRRASQGLLPSLLPVLPPQPRLLLLSAVHLQAAWRTPLEAKQTLLLPFLRPGRPSRLVPTMTSKKYPVASFTDSRLQVQVGRLELSGGLSLVLLVPRGPPEALETLERELDPPTFLGLLRRAAHTHPQATALALPRLRLDLAMDVVALVHDMDYGLFLDAELCGLARGPAVTVDTARHRAVLALDEAGVEAAGAMATSVARRALLLEALRPFLFVLWHDADAVPLFMGRLSDPQP; encoded by the exons ATGCCCACCATGACACTCTGGCTGCCCCTGGTGTGGCTGGTGGCCACAGCCATGGCCACTGTCACACCG GTGCCCATGCCGGAGGCCTCTCCCAGCTGGATGAATCTGCTCATAGAGCACCCGATGCCGCCAGTGcccccccatcctgccccaggCCCACCAGAGGATGTGGAGGCACCCATCCTGCCAGTGACCACCCCCTGGGCCCACCTCGAGGAGCTGCCCAGCTTGGACTCCCCCCTGAAGACCACAGATCCCCCCAACCCTGAGAAGCCTCAGGGAGTACCTGAGGAGCCAGGCAGCATGGCTAATGGGAGCACGGCAGCACCCACCCCTGGCACCACCCCAGGGCCCCCCAGCACCACCCCAGGGCCCCCCAGCACCACGGGCACCAGCGCCCCACCGTGCCCTGGGGACGAGGAGCCTGCTGAGGACTGCGGGGCGCCCACGGGCGAGCAGCGGCTGGCCGTGGCCGAGGCGCTGGGCACCTTTGCCCTCCGCTTCTACCAGCacctggcagaggctgcccagcccGAGGCCAACCTGCTCTTCTCCCCCATCAACGTGGCCATGGGGCTCTCGCACCTCCTGCTGG GTGCCCGTGGCGAGACCCGTGAGCGCCTGGGCACCATCCTGGCATACCCACCGGAGCTGAGCTGCGTGCACAGCGCCCTGCGGCAGCTTGCCAGTGCGCCCGGACTCATCTCTGCCACACAGATCTTCCACCACCCAG AGCTGCACCTCCGGCCCCGCTTCCTCAATGAGTCGTGGCACTTCTACGGCGCCCGCCCACAGGCACTGAGCGGCAACGAGAGCCTGGACCTGCTGCGCATCAACGAGTGGGTGCGCAGGGCGAGCCAGGggctcctgcccagcctcctgcctgtgctgcccccccagccccgcctgctgctgctcagcgcCGTCCACCTCCAGG CCGCCTGGCGCACGCCGCTGGAGGCCAAGCAGacgctgctgctgcccttcctgCGCCCCGGGCGCCCGTCCCGCCTGGTGCCCACCATGACCAGCAAGAAGTACCCGGTGGCCTCCTTCACCGACTCCCGCCTGCAGGTCCAG GTGGGGCGGCTAGAGCTGAGCGGGGGGCTGAGCCTGGTGTTGCTGGTGCCGCGGGGACCCCCGGAGGCACTGGAGACCCTGGAGCGGGAGCTGGACCCCCCCACATTCCTGGGGCTGCTTCGGCGGGcggcacacacacacccccaggcCACCGCCCTGGCCCTGCCCCGCCTGCGCCTTGACCTTGCCATGGATGTGGTGGCCCTGGTCCACGATATGG ACTACGGGCTGTTCCTGGACGCGGAGCTGTGCGGGCTGGCGCGGGGCCCAGCGGTGACGGTGGACACGGCGCGACACCGGGCGGTGCTGGCGCTGGACGAGGCCGGCGTGGAGGCGGCGGGCGCCATGGCCACCTCGGTGGCCCGCAgggccctgctgctggaggcCCTGCGCCCCTTCCTCTTCGTCCTCTGGCACGATGCGGATGCCGTACCCCTCTTCATGGGCCGCCTTAGCGACCCCCAGCCCTGA
- the CLP1 gene encoding polyribonucleotide 5'-hydroxyl-kinase Clp1 has protein sequence MADDGGEEKKQVAKFELERETELRFEVEASQTVQLELLTGMAEVFGTELTRNKKFTFDAGAKVAVFTWHGCTVQLSGRTEVAYISKDTPMLLYLNTHTALEQMRRQAEREDERGPRVMVVGPTDVGKSTVCRLLLNYAVRLGRRPTFVELDVGQGSVSIPGTMGALYIERPADVEEGFSLQAPLVYHFGSTTPGTNIKLYNKITSRLADVFNQRCEVNRRASVSGCVINTCGWVKGSGYQALVHAASAFEVDVVVVLDQERLYNELKRDLPHFVRTVLLPKSGGVVERSKDFRRECRDDRIREYFYGFRGCFYPHAFDVKFSDVKIYKVGAPTIPDSCLPLGMSQEDNQLKLVPVTPGRDMVHHLLSVSTADSPDDNISETSVAGFIVVTGVDLERQVFTVLSPAPRPLPKNFLLIMDIRFMDLK, from the exons ATGGCGGACGATGGCGGCGAGGAGAAGAAGCAGGTGGCCAAGTTCGAGCTGGAGCGGGAGACGGAGCTGCGCTTCGAGGTGGAGGCCTCGCAGACggtgcagctggagctgctcaCCGGCATGGCCGAGGTCTTCGGCACCGAGCTCACCCGCAACAAGAAGTTCACCTTCGACGCCGGCGCCAAGGTGGCCGTCTTCACCTGGCATGGCTGCACCGTCCAGCTGAGCGGCCGCACCGAGGTGGCCTACATCTCCAAGGACACCCCCATGCTGCTCTACCTCAATACCCACACGGCCCTGGAGCAGATGCGGCGGCAGGCGGAGCGGGAGGACGAGCGGGGGCCCCGCGTCATGGTGGTGGGACCCACCGACGTGGGTAAGTCGACGGTGTGCCGTCTGCTGCTGAACTACGCCGTGCGCCTGGGGCGCCGACCCACCTTCGTGGAGCTGGATGTGGGCCAGGGCTCCGTCTCCATCCCCGGCACGATGGGCGCTCTCTACATTGAGCGGCCAGCTGATGTGGAGGAGGGCTTCTCCCTCCAGGCCCCGCTCGTCTACCACTTCGGCTCCACCACTCCTGGCACCAATATCAAGCTCTACAACAAG ATCACATCCCGCCTGGCCGACGTCTTCAACCAGCGCTGCGAAGTGAACCGCCGAGCCtcagtgagtggctgtgtcatcAACACCTGCGGCTGGGTGAAGGGCTCGGGCTACCAGGCGCTGGTGCACGCCGCCTCCGCCTTCGAGGTGgatgtggtggtggtgctggaCCAGGAGCGGCTCTACAACGAGCTGAAGAGGGACCTGCCCCACTTTGTGCGCACTGTCCTGCTGCCCAAGTCCGGCGGCGTGGTGGAGCGCTCCAAGGACTTCCGGCGGGAGTGCCGAGACGATCGCATCCGGGAGTACTTCTACGGCTTCCGGGGCTGCTTCTACCCTCACGCTTTCGATGTCAAGTTCTCTGACGTCAAGATCTACAAGGTGGGGGCTCCCACCATCCCGgactcctgcctgcccctgggCATGTCGCAGGAGGACAACCAGCTGAAGCTGGTGCCGGTGACACCGGGGCGGGACATGGTGCACCACCTCCTGAGTGTCAGCACCGCCGACAGCCCCGACGACAACATCTCGGAGACCAGCGTGGCTGGCTTCATCGTCGTCACTGGTGTGGACCTGGAGCGCCAGGTCTTCACTGTCCTGTcgcccgccccgcggccccTGCCCAAGAACTTCCTCCTCATCATGGACATCCGCTTCATGGACCTCAAGTAG
- the YPEL4 gene encoding protein yippee-like 4 isoform X2, with the protein MCGGCCRGSPAAGTGESPGAAVLAVPGCAMLGHAGRCPAVAHTVLSGRRVNVGCGPAEQRLLLTGLHSVADIFCQSCKTTLGWKYEQAFESSQKYKEGKFIIEMSHMVKENGWD; encoded by the exons ATGTGTGGGGGGTGCTGTCGGGGATCCCCGGCTGCGGGCACCGGGGAGTCACCCGGGGCTGCTGTCCTGGCGGTGCCGGGCTGCGCCATGCTGGGCCATGCTGGCCGGTGCCCGGCGGTGGCACACACGGTGCTCTCCGGGCGCAGGGTTAACGTGGGCTGTGGCCCGGCGGAGCAGCGGCTGCTGCTGACGGGGCTGCACTCGGTGGCCGACATCTTCTGCCAGAGCTGCAAGACCACCCTGGGCTGGAAATAC GAGCAGGCCTTCGAGAGCAGCCAGAAGTACAAGGAGGGGAAGTTCATCATCGAGATGTCACACATGGTGAAGGAGAACGGCTGGGACTGA
- the YPEL4 gene encoding protein yippee-like 4 isoform X1 yields the protein MPPTRRRLPPAARLPPRTFHSYLPRSHRTYSCVHCRAHLARHEELISKSFQGSHGRAYLFNSVVNVGCGPAEQRLLLTGLHSVADIFCQSCKTTLGWKYEQAFESSQKYKEGKFIIEMSHMVKENGWD from the exons ATGCCTCCCACCCGGCGCCgcctcccccccgccgcccgcctgcccccccGGACCTTCCACAGCTACCTGCCCCGCTCCCACCGCACCTACAGCTGCGTCCACTGCCGGGCCCACCTGGCCAGGCACGAGGAGCTCATCTCCAAG TCCTTCCAGGGCAGCCATGGCCGTGCCTACCTGTTCAACTCCGT GGTTAACGTGGGCTGTGGCCCGGCGGAGCAGCGGCTGCTGCTGACGGGGCTGCACTCGGTGGCCGACATCTTCTGCCAGAGCTGCAAGACCACCCTGGGCTGGAAATAC GAGCAGGCCTTCGAGAGCAGCCAGAAGTACAAGGAGGGGAAGTTCATCATCGAGATGTCACACATGGTGAAGGAGAACGGCTGGGACTGA